The Piliocolobus tephrosceles isolate RC106 chromosome 3, ASM277652v3, whole genome shotgun sequence genome has a window encoding:
- the GYPA gene encoding glycophorin-A isoform X7 codes for MSKEIVSISASSTTVPAMHTSTSSLVPGSYVSSQPNDKYKWDIHPTSPSAHEVLEFPGRNHYPPEEENRKREQLVHEFSELVIALIIFGVMAVVIGTILFISYCIRRLRKKSPSDVQPLPPPDAEVPLSSVEIENPVLLEETDQ; via the exons ATGAGCAAAG AAATTGTGAGCATATCAGCATCAAGTACCACTGTTCCGGCAATGCACACTTCCACCTCTTCTTTGGTCCCAGGGAGTTATGTCTCATCACAGCCaaatg ATAAGTACAAATGGGACATACATCCAACCTCTCCTAGTGCTCATGAAGTTTTGGAATTTCCTGGTAGAAACCATTACCCTCCAGAAGAGGAAAACA GAAAACGGGAACAACTTGTCCATGAATTCTCTGAACTAG TGATAGCACTCATTATTTTTGGGGTGATGGCTGTTGTCATTGGAACGATCCTCTTTATTTCTTACTGTATTCGCCGACTAAGAAAG aaaaGCCCATCTGATGTACAACCTCTCCCCCCACCTGACGCAGAGGTGCCTTTAAGTTCTGTTGAAATAGAAAATCCAG
- the GYPA gene encoding glycophorin-A isoform X13, with protein MSKEIVSISASSTTVPAMHTSTSSLVPGSYVSSQPNGKREQLVHEFSELVIALIIFGVMAVVIGTILFISYCIRRLRKKSPSDVQPLPPPDAEVPLSSVEIENPVLLEETDQ; from the exons ATGAGCAAAG AAATTGTGAGCATATCAGCATCAAGTACCACTGTTCCGGCAATGCACACTTCCACCTCTTCTTTGGTCCCAGGGAGTTATGTCTCATCACAGCCaaatg GAAAACGGGAACAACTTGTCCATGAATTCTCTGAACTAG TGATAGCACTCATTATTTTTGGGGTGATGGCTGTTGTCATTGGAACGATCCTCTTTATTTCTTACTGTATTCGCCGACTAAGAAAG aaaaGCCCATCTGATGTACAACCTCTCCCCCCACCTGACGCAGAGGTGCCTTTAAGTTCTGTTGAAATAGAAAATCCAG
- the GYPA gene encoding glycophorin-A isoform X8 — MHTSTSSLVPGSYVSSQPNDKYKWDIHPTSPSAHEVLEFPGRNHYPPEEENRKREQLVHEFSELVIALIIFGVMAVVIGTILFISYCIRRLRKKSPSDVQPLPPPDAEVPLSSVEIENPVLLEETDQ; from the exons ATGCACACTTCCACCTCTTCTTTGGTCCCAGGGAGTTATGTCTCATCACAGCCaaatg ATAAGTACAAATGGGACATACATCCAACCTCTCCTAGTGCTCATGAAGTTTTGGAATTTCCTGGTAGAAACCATTACCCTCCAGAAGAGGAAAACA GAAAACGGGAACAACTTGTCCATGAATTCTCTGAACTAG TGATAGCACTCATTATTTTTGGGGTGATGGCTGTTGTCATTGGAACGATCCTCTTTATTTCTTACTGTATTCGCCGACTAAGAAAG aaaaGCCCATCTGATGTACAACCTCTCCCCCCACCTGACGCAGAGGTGCCTTTAAGTTCTGTTGAAATAGAAAATCCAG
- the GYPA gene encoding glycophorin-A isoform X9 — protein sequence MHTSTSSLVPGSYVSSQPNGKREQLVHEFSELVIALIIFGVMAVVIGTILFISYCIRRLRKKSPSDVQPLPPPDAEVPLSSVEIENPVLLEETDQ from the exons ATGCACACTTCCACCTCTTCTTTGGTCCCAGGGAGTTATGTCTCATCACAGCCaaatg GAAAACGGGAACAACTTGTCCATGAATTCTCTGAACTAG TGATAGCACTCATTATTTTTGGGGTGATGGCTGTTGTCATTGGAACGATCCTCTTTATTTCTTACTGTATTCGCCGACTAAGAAAG aaaaGCCCATCTGATGTACAACCTCTCCCCCCACCTGACGCAGAGGTGCCTTTAAGTTCTGTTGAAATAGAAAATCCAG
- the GYPA gene encoding glycophorin-A isoform X10: protein MHTSTSSLVPGSYVSSQPNDKYKWDIHPTSPSAHEVLEFPGRNHYPPEEENRKREQLVHEFSELVIALIIFGVMAVVIGTILFISYCIRRLRKKSPSDVQPLPPPDAEVPLSSVEIENPEETDQ from the exons ATGCACACTTCCACCTCTTCTTTGGTCCCAGGGAGTTATGTCTCATCACAGCCaaatg ATAAGTACAAATGGGACATACATCCAACCTCTCCTAGTGCTCATGAAGTTTTGGAATTTCCTGGTAGAAACCATTACCCTCCAGAAGAGGAAAACA GAAAACGGGAACAACTTGTCCATGAATTCTCTGAACTAG TGATAGCACTCATTATTTTTGGGGTGATGGCTGTTGTCATTGGAACGATCCTCTTTATTTCTTACTGTATTCGCCGACTAAGAAAG aaaaGCCCATCTGATGTACAACCTCTCCCCCCACCTGACGCAGAGGTGCCTTTAAGTTCTGTTGAAATAGAAAATCCAG